TAGCAGGTGGACGTTCGCGCTATGAAATCGTCAATCAAGTAAAGTTCGATGATTTGCCTAAAGGATTGACCTCAAAACGAATTATTGATATTGCTTTACTTATCAACGGCATTCCTGTTGCCCATATTGAAGAAAAAGATGAGCATTTACAAAATCAATGGCGTGCGTTTGAACAACTCAAAGGCTATCATGGGGACGGATTATACGAGGGATTATTTACTTTTGTGCAAGTGCAATTTATCATGAGCCAACACTCAGCGCATTATTTTGCTCGACCGAATGCGTTCGAACATTACAATAAAACTTTTGTATTTGGTTGGCGTGATGAGAATAATAAAGATATTACAGATGCATTTGAATTTGCCCGTCAAGTAATGGGCATTCCAGCACTACATCGTTTAGTTACGGTCAATATGATTCCAGATGCTTCAAATGATAATTTGATGGTTATGCGTAGCTATCAAATTCAAGCAACACGAGAAATTTTACAACGTATGAAAGAAATGGAAGCGAGCGGTCTTATTCAAAAAGAAGGTGGATACATTTGGCATACAACAGGTTCAGGAAAGACTGTTACCTCTTTTAAAGTGGCTCAGTTATTAGCTTCTGCCCCTAGAATTAGAAATGTACTATTTATCGTAGACCGTGTTGACTTGATTGATCAAACTCTTGAAAATTTTAAAGATTTCGCTTATAAACATTTTGAAAAACGTATTAAGAAAGTTAATGGCCGAGAATTAAAACGAGAATTGAAACATAAAGGTGCTTCACAAATTTTGCTGATTTCTGTTCAAGGCTTAACGAAAGCTGTTAAACGTGGATTAGAAAATGATGATTGGAACGTCATTATTATGGATGAAGCACATCGAAGTGCAAGTGGAGATTCGGTACAGTTAATAAAAAAAGCTTTCAAGAAAACAACTTGGTTCGGATTTTCAGGGACGCCGAACTTCTATAGTGACGAGATAAATGATGTCAAAACGACTCGTGATATCTCAACGCATGATATTTTTGGTAAGCGCCTACATACTTATACAATTAAAGATGCTATTGGTGATGGGAATGTTTTAGGTTTTGATGTAACTTATTTCAAACCGCACTGGGTTATTGAACATCCAGAAGGCGGATTTTCAGAAAAAGATTATGAAAAAGAGGTTTATCAGAGCGATGTCTATCGTCAAGAAGTGGTACAAGATATCCTTGATAATTGGAAGAAAACATCTAGCGGAGCCTTAATTGCTGGGAGGCGTAAAGAAAATGTTTTCCAAGCGATGTTAGCGGTATCTGGTAAACAAGCTGTGGTGCATTATTACAATATTCTTAAAGAGAAAGCACCACATTTAAATATTGCAATGACATTTTCTCGAGATGAGTCTAATGAACACGGCACAAAAGAGTTAAACGAAGCGCTTAAAAATGCGATTAATGACTATACCGAAAAATTCGATGTTCCGAGCATTTTGGATGCAAAAGACCCCGCGCGTGCATATATGCTGGATATAACTAAGCGATTGTCTCGCAGGAAACCATACAATCAAGGTGATGATGAAGATAGGCTGGATTTAGTGATTGTTTCGGACCAATTATTAACTGGTTTCGACTCTAAGTTCATTAATATGATTTATATGGATAAAATGCTAAAAGAAGGTATGCTCATCCAAGCAATTTCTCGGACAAATCGGACATGCGACCTTAACAGTAAACCACACGGGAAAGTCCGTTTTTACCGGCAAGGGGATGAGATGCAAGGATTTGTTGAAAATGCACTGCGTATATATACGAGAGGCGGAAATGATACCCTTCAAGAAGCAGAGGGCGAAACAGAAAATTTGCGTCCTAAAGATTTAGAAAATGATGACATTTTAGCAAAACCACAAAGTCATCAAATTGCTGATTTAGAAGAAGCTGTTTTAAGACTAAAAGAACTTGCTGGCGATGATTTTAGTCAAGTTCCTCGTGGGCAAAGTGATATAAAAGAATTCGTAGCGCTTGCATTATCAACCCAGAATGCGATTCAACGTTTAGTTCAACAGGGGTACGAGCTTGGTAGCGAAATTGAGGAATTAGACGAAAATGGTGAGCCCACTGGAAAGTTGGTTAGCCTTGATATTTCAAGCATTGAGGAATTTGGTGCTTTACAGGCTCGCCTAAATGACGCCAGAGAAAAATTACCTCTTGACGAACGTCCGGACCTGACTGCAATCAAAATAGGTATTGAATTTTATCATCATGAAATTATCGACTACGACATGCTAGTTGAACTTTTGAATACGTTTATGGATGAAAAAATAGAAAAAAATAAAGAAGCCATTGAAAAACACATTACACCTATGGATGACGAAAATCGTAAGGAAATTCATGAAATTGTGGATGATATCGAATCAGGTGAAATCACCCAACATTTTACAACTGAATCGCTTCTTGAAACACGTAAGAAGTACCGTACGGAACGTCGGGAGCTAAAGATTCGTCGCTGGGCAGCCAATCAAAATGTTAATGGGAATCGGGTTATGAAAGCATTTGATTTATTCCTGCCAGGACATACGCTCATTGATAATCAGAAACTTGCAGATATCATACATGAGATCGAGAAAGAAGAAAACAAGGGTTTCTTTGAAGCATTAAATTTTGAAGAAGATTTAATGGCGTTTTTTAATTCATTGTAAGTATCGTAAACTATAATTTAAAACATAAGAGAGAGAAGGAAATAACATAATGGGACTATCAAATGAACAACAGACTAAAATGTGGGAAATGCTCAATCAAACACGAGGACAAATTGGATTAACAGCATACAAAGACTACATATTCGGAATTTTGTTTTATAAATATTTATCTGAAAAAGCGACCAATTGGTTAGAAGATGTGTTACGTGGTGAGTCGTGGAAAAACATTTATTCTCAAGATTCTGCTAAGGCATTAGATTATATGAAAAAGAACCTTGGCTATGCAATCCAGCCAAATGACTTTTTCATGGATTGGAAAAAAGCAATCGATGAAGATCGCTTTAATATTGGGATGATGACCGATACATTTGGCCATTTCAACCAACAAATCGCCTTTGAAGCGAAAGTTGATTTTGAAGGTATTTTTGATGGAATGCGTTTTGATAGTGCTGATTTAGGGGCAACTGCTCAAGCACGTGCGAGCGTAATGATTTCCATGATTGAATTACTATCTTCCCCAGAATTTGATTTATCTGGTGATGACACAGTTTCGGATATTTATGAATATTTGGTTGCACAATTTGCCGTTGTATTAGCCTCTGACATGGGACAATACTATACGCCCAAAGAAATTTCGGATGTAATGGCTCGAATTTTAACGTTTGGTCGAGAAGATAAAGAAAACTTTTCTATCTATGATCCAACTGTTGGTTCTGGTTCGCTTTTACTTACAACCGCAAGTTATATGAAAAATTCGCATAAACGTGGAATGATTAAGTATTTTGGTCAAGAAAAAGACGCAACTCCTTACCGTTTGTCGAGAATGAATTTGATGATGCATGGTATTGAGTATAATGATATCTACATTAACCATGCGGATACGCTTGAAAGTGACTGGCCAGATGGCGTTGTAGACGGAAAAGATACTCCGCGAATGTTTGATGCTGTAATGGCAAATCCACCCTATTCGGCACATTGGAATAATAAGGACCGTGAAGATGATCAACGTTGGCGTGAATACGGTGTTGCCCCTAAGACAAAAGCGGATTATGCTTTCTTGTTACATTGTTTGTATCACTTAGAAGATAATGGACGCATGGCGATTATTTTGCCGCATGGCGTATTGTTCCGTGGAGCTGCTGAAGGTCGTATTCGTAAAGCTTTAATTGATAAACACCAAATTGAAGCAGTTATTGGATTTCCGGATAAACTATTTTTAAATACATCTATTCCTGTCTCTGTCTTAATTTTAAGAAAAAACCGTGTTGAGTCAGATATTCTTTTTGTCGATGCCAGTAAAGGTTTTGAGAAAATGAAAAATCAAAAACACTTGCGTCCTGAGGATGTTGAGAAGGTTGTTGATACATTTGTCAATCGCAAAGAAATTGAGAAATATTCCCATATTGCAACTTTAGATGAAATCAAAGAAAATGATTATAATTTAAATATTCCTCGTTATGTTGATACTTTTGAAGAAGAAGAGCCTATTGATATCATGGAGTTAAGTAAAGAAATGGTAGAACTGAACTCTGAAATTAAAAAGGCTGAGAGCGGTTTTCTATCATCATTGGATGAGTTAGCTATAACTCCGGATACCAAGGATATAATCGAAGCTACAAAGGCGGTATTTCGATGAAAGATGAACGGAAAACCGCACCGGTGATTCGATTTAATGGTTTTTCTGACGCTTGGGAACAGCGTAAGTTGGGTGATGTAGCAACTTCTTTTGAGTATGGACTTAATGCTAGTTCCAAGGAATACGATGGAGAAAATAAATATATTAGGATTACTGATATAAACGAAAATTCTCACTTGTTTAATCAAAATAACTTAACTTCTCCGGATATAGTATTGATTAATTCTGATAACTATTTACTAAAAGAAGGAGATATTCTTTTTGCTAGAACAGGTGCTAGTGTCGGGAAATCTTATTGTTATGAGGAAATAGATGGAAAAGTTTATTATGCAGGTTTTTTAATAAGAGCTAAAGTTAAACAAAAATATGATGTGAAATTTATTTTTCAGAACACATTAACAAATAGATATAATAATTTTATTCAAATTACTTCTCAAAGATCAGGCCAACCAGGAATCAATGCTCAAGAATATGCGAATTTTGATTTGCACACTCCTAAACTAGAAGAACAACAAAAAATAGGCACCTTTTTCAAACAATTAGACAACACTATCGCTCTTCATCAACGTAAGTTAGACACTCTGAAGCTGATGAAAAAAGGCTTTTTACAGCAGATGTTTCCGGAGAAAGGAGAAAAAGTACCTAAGCTGAGGTTTGCTGATTTTGAAGAGGAATGGGAACAGCGTAAGATAAGAGATTTTCTAACTGAAAGTAAAACAAAAGGTTCCAATGGATTAATAGCTAAAAAATTAACAGTAAAGCTTTGGAGAAAAGGCATTATTGCAAAAGAAGAAATTTATAGTGGGAGTTCGGCTACAAAGTACTATGTAAGAAAAGCAGGTCAATTTATGTATGGAAAGCTAGATTTTATAAACCAAGCTTTTGGTATTATTCCTACAGAACTAGATGGATACGAGTCAACAATAGACTCCCCTGCATTTGATTTTCAAAATGAAATCAACCCACATTTCTTTTTTGAATATATTTCTTTAAGACAATTTTATGAATATCAAGGAAATATAGCAAATGGCTCACGAATAGCAAAACGTATTCACACTGAAACATTTTTTGAAATGCCTATCCTTACTCCTAGTCAAGAGGAACAGGAAAAAATAGGTTTATTCATTAAACAAGTAGATAGCAAGATTGATTTTCATCAAACCAAACTAAATATACTTAATAGATTCAAAAAAGCGTATCTACAAAATATGTTTATATGACTTTGTATTTACAGTTATACCACCTCCATAGATAATAAATAAAGATGAACAATTCATCTATTTATTATCTATGGAGGTTTTTATGAAAACAAAAAGAAGAAAAGATCAAAAGTTTCATGAGTATTACAAGGAATGGGTGAAACTTTATAAAGTGGGTGCTATCCGTTCAATTACCTTGCAAAAATACTATGTAACAGAACAAAAACTGCAAGAACTTGTGCCTGATTTAAAATTAAAGGAGCTTGACCGTTATAGTTATCAAAAACTACTGAATGATTATGCGCTTACCCATGAGAAGCAAACAACTATGGATTTCCATCACCAACTTAAAGGGGCTATTCTAGATGCGGTTGATGAAGGTATTATTTCTCAAAATCCCACAAGAAAAATTGTGATTAAAGGAAAAGCCCCTAGATCTAAAAAAGCAAAATTTTTAAACCAATTTGAAGTGCAGGCATTATTGAAAGAATTAAATTTAACAGAAGAAATTAATTGGGATTGGTTTATATTATTAGTTATTAAAACAGGACTTCGCTTTTCAGAAGCACTAGCTTTGACTCCTTCAGACTTTGATTTTTCTAAACAGAAAATAATTATCAATAAGACTTGGAATTACAAAAAAACGGACGGTTCTTTTCAACCAACAAAAAATGAATCTTCTAACAGAAAAATTCAAATTGACTGGCAACTAGCTATGCAATTCTCACAGTTAATTAAATTGAAAGAACAAGATAAACCGATTTTTGTTAAAAGTAGGGTATTTAATTCCACTATTAATAATCGCTTGAACGTATTATGTAATCGCGCCAATATACCAAT
The nucleotide sequence above comes from Listeria ivanovii subsp. londoniensis. Encoded proteins:
- a CDS encoding type I restriction endonuclease subunit R; this translates as MGEAKFEEALIKKLEAEGWTYRKDFSNVSIKKLEQHWRDILNETNAHKLNGIPLTDIEFGLVLQELQRIRTPYDAQLLLVGAGGVGSIPVTRDDGSSLEVEIFYSDDVAGGRSRYEIVNQVKFDDLPKGLTSKRIIDIALLINGIPVAHIEEKDEHLQNQWRAFEQLKGYHGDGLYEGLFTFVQVQFIMSQHSAHYFARPNAFEHYNKTFVFGWRDENNKDITDAFEFARQVMGIPALHRLVTVNMIPDASNDNLMVMRSYQIQATREILQRMKEMEASGLIQKEGGYIWHTTGSGKTVTSFKVAQLLASAPRIRNVLFIVDRVDLIDQTLENFKDFAYKHFEKRIKKVNGRELKRELKHKGASQILLISVQGLTKAVKRGLENDDWNVIIMDEAHRSASGDSVQLIKKAFKKTTWFGFSGTPNFYSDEINDVKTTRDISTHDIFGKRLHTYTIKDAIGDGNVLGFDVTYFKPHWVIEHPEGGFSEKDYEKEVYQSDVYRQEVVQDILDNWKKTSSGALIAGRRKENVFQAMLAVSGKQAVVHYYNILKEKAPHLNIAMTFSRDESNEHGTKELNEALKNAINDYTEKFDVPSILDAKDPARAYMLDITKRLSRRKPYNQGDDEDRLDLVIVSDQLLTGFDSKFINMIYMDKMLKEGMLIQAISRTNRTCDLNSKPHGKVRFYRQGDEMQGFVENALRIYTRGGNDTLQEAEGETENLRPKDLENDDILAKPQSHQIADLEEAVLRLKELAGDDFSQVPRGQSDIKEFVALALSTQNAIQRLVQQGYELGSEIEELDENGEPTGKLVSLDISSIEEFGALQARLNDAREKLPLDERPDLTAIKIGIEFYHHEIIDYDMLVELLNTFMDEKIEKNKEAIEKHITPMDDENRKEIHEIVDDIESGEITQHFTTESLLETRKKYRTERRELKIRRWAANQNVNGNRVMKAFDLFLPGHTLIDNQKLADIIHEIEKEENKGFFEALNFEEDLMAFFNSL
- a CDS encoding type I restriction-modification system subunit M, coding for MGLSNEQQTKMWEMLNQTRGQIGLTAYKDYIFGILFYKYLSEKATNWLEDVLRGESWKNIYSQDSAKALDYMKKNLGYAIQPNDFFMDWKKAIDEDRFNIGMMTDTFGHFNQQIAFEAKVDFEGIFDGMRFDSADLGATAQARASVMISMIELLSSPEFDLSGDDTVSDIYEYLVAQFAVVLASDMGQYYTPKEISDVMARILTFGREDKENFSIYDPTVGSGSLLLTTASYMKNSHKRGMIKYFGQEKDATPYRLSRMNLMMHGIEYNDIYINHADTLESDWPDGVVDGKDTPRMFDAVMANPPYSAHWNNKDREDDQRWREYGVAPKTKADYAFLLHCLYHLEDNGRMAIILPHGVLFRGAAEGRIRKALIDKHQIEAVIGFPDKLFLNTSIPVSVLILRKNRVESDILFVDASKGFEKMKNQKHLRPEDVEKVVDTFVNRKEIEKYSHIATLDEIKENDYNLNIPRYVDTFEEEEPIDIMELSKEMVELNSEIKKAESGFLSSLDELAITPDTKDIIEATKAVFR
- a CDS encoding restriction endonuclease subunit S → MKDERKTAPVIRFNGFSDAWEQRKLGDVATSFEYGLNASSKEYDGENKYIRITDINENSHLFNQNNLTSPDIVLINSDNYLLKEGDILFARTGASVGKSYCYEEIDGKVYYAGFLIRAKVKQKYDVKFIFQNTLTNRYNNFIQITSQRSGQPGINAQEYANFDLHTPKLEEQQKIGTFFKQLDNTIALHQRKLDTLKLMKKGFLQQMFPEKGEKVPKLRFADFEEEWEQRKIRDFLTESKTKGSNGLIAKKLTVKLWRKGIIAKEEIYSGSSATKYYVRKAGQFMYGKLDFINQAFGIIPTELDGYESTIDSPAFDFQNEINPHFFFEYISLRQFYEYQGNIANGSRIAKRIHTETFFEMPILTPSQEEQEKIGLFIKQVDSKIDFHQTKLNILNRFKKAYLQNMFI
- a CDS encoding site-specific integrase gives rise to the protein MKTKRRKDQKFHEYYKEWVKLYKVGAIRSITLQKYYVTEQKLQELVPDLKLKELDRYSYQKLLNDYALTHEKQTTMDFHHQLKGAILDAVDEGIISQNPTRKIVIKGKAPRSKKAKFLNQFEVQALLKELNLTEEINWDWFILLVIKTGLRFSEALALTPSDFDFSKQKIIINKTWNYKKTDGSFQPTKNESSNRKIQIDWQLAMQFSQLIKLKEQDKPIFVKSRVFNSTINNRLNVLCNRANIPIITVHSLRHTHASLLLFAGVSIASVANRLGHSSMTTTQETYLHIIQELENQDNDKIIRHLSMLM